ATGACCTAGACCGTTTGTCTGCACACTTCAAGACCAATACAGGTCTATCGGTTGAGGACTTTATACAGATTGACCTAGCTAATCTCTTGCCAGACCTACTAGGCAATCTCAGTGGCATCAATCCCAACCGCTATGTCTTTTATCAGGATATTCTCTGTCCGATTCTTGACAAACATATGACACCTGAACAGGACAAACCGCACTTTGCTCAGGCAGCTGCGACGCTTGCTGAAATCAAAGAAAAAGCAGGAAATTATGCTTATCTCTTTGAAACTCAGGCCCAGTTGAACCAGATTTTAAGCAGTAAAGTGGATGTGGGACGACGCATTCGTCAGGCCTACCAAGTAAACGATAAAGAAAGTCTGAGAGAAATCGCAAGCCAAGAATTACCAAAACTTAGAAGCGAGATTGAAAACTTCCATGCCCTCTTTAGCCACCAATGGTTGAAAGAAAACAAGGTCTTTGGTTTGGATACGGTTGATATCCGTATGGGCGGACTCTTGCAACGCATCAAGCGAGCAGAAAGCCGTATCGAAGCCTATCTGTCTGATCAGATTGACCGCATCGACGAGCTAGAAGTTGAAATCCTACCATTTACTGACTTCTACGCAGACAAGGACTTCGCAGCCACAACAGCCAACCAATGGCATACTATTGCGACAGCTTCAACGATTTATACGACTTAATACTCTTCGAAAATCTCTTAAAACCACGTCAGCTTCGCCTTGCCGTATAGATGTTACTGACTTCGTCAGTTTTATCTGCAACCTCAAAGCAGTGCTTTGAGCAGCTTGCGGCTAGCTTCCTAGTTTGCTCTTTGATTTTCATTGAGTATAAAAACAAGAACAGTGTCCTTTGTTCAGAGTGTTTCTCGTGAAACCTATTTCTTATAAAAAACTTCTCCACAAAAAATAATTTGTGGAGTTTTTTCTATAATTAGTAGTTTAACCTAGCCTTCAAATAGGAGTATACTAATAATGTAATCGTTATCAAACCTAAAAATTCGATGAAATCAGTTTTTAGGAATAAAAAGGGAGGAAATTATGAAAAAGTTTTCAAAGACCTTGAGAGATAACTGGATCTTTCTCTTGATGGTTTTACCAGGGGCACTCTGGTTGATTCTATTCTTTTACATTCCAGTATTTGGGAATGTGGTTGCCTTTAAAGACTACCATATGACCAGTAATGGTTTCATAGATAGTATTGTGAATAGTAAATGGGTCGGGTTAGATAATTTCAGATTCTTGTTTAGTTCAAAAGATGCCTTTATCATCACTCGAAATACCGTTCTCTACAATCTCGGGTTTATCTTTATCGGTTTGATTGTATCAGTAGGGATTGCCATCATCCTCAGCGAGCTCCGCTCTAAGAGAATGGTTAAGATTTTCCAAACGTCTATGTTGTTCCCTTACTTCCTGTCATGGGTTATCATCAGTTTCTTTACAGATGCCTTCCTAAACATTGACAAAGGGGTCTTCAACCATTTCCTAACATCCATTGGCATGAAGGAAGTCAACTTTTACGCTGACTTAGGCATTTGGCCATACCTTCTCCTTTTCCTAGGTATTTGGAAAGGCTTTGGATATAGCAGTGTCATGTACTATGCGACGATCATGGGAATTGATCCAACCTACTACGAAGCAGCAACAGTGGACGGGGCGAGCAAGTGGCAACGCATTCGCAACGTAACCATTCCTCAGTTGACTCCACTTGTAACTGTATTGACCATCCTTGCAGTCGGAAATATCTTCCGTGCAGACTTTGGTCTCTTCTATCAAATTCCACACAATGCTGGTCAGCTTTACAATGTAACCAACGTTTTGGACGTATATGTCTTTAATGGTTTGACTCAGACAGCAGATATCGGTATGGCTTCAGCAGCCGGTCTTTACCAATCCGTTGTCGGTTTGATTCTGGTTATCCTATCAAACTTGCTTGCAAGACGAGTCGATCCAAACTCAGCTTTGTTCTAGAAAGGAGGAGAATATGGCAGAAAAGAAAATTAAAAAAGAAAAAATCGATAATGTCGGCATTCACTCCTTCAGTAAGAAAGCAGATATCTTCTTTAGTATCATCTCTGGTTTGATTGCTCTTTCTTGTATCTTGCCCTTTATCTTCGTTATCATCATTTCGGTGACAGACGAAAAGAGCATCCTCCAGTATGGATATAGCTTTTTCCCTTCGAAGTTTGGTGTAGACGGATTCCAGTTCTTGGCTCAGTTTAAAGATAAGATCCTCCAAGCGCTCTTTATCTCAGTTTTTGTAACTGTAGTCGGAACAGTGACCAACGTCTTCATTACAACCACTTATGCCTACGCCATCTCACGGACAACCTTTAAGTACCGCAGATTCTTCACGATCTTCGCTCTTCTTAGTATGTTGTTCAATGCTGGTTTGGTACCGGGCTATATTGTGGTAACTCGCCTGCTTCAACTGGGTGATACCGTTTGGGCCTTGATTGTTCCAATGCTCCTCTCACCATTCAACATCATCTTGATGCGTTCCTTCTTCAAGAAGACCATTCCAGAAGCCATTCTCGAATCTGCTCGTATTGATGGTGCCAGTGAAGCTCGGATCTTCTTCCAGATCTGTTTGCCATTGTCACTTCCAGGTATCGCAACCATCACGCTTTTGACAGCTCTTGGTTTCTGGAACGACTGGTTCAACGCCCTTCTTTATATCAAGAGTGACAACTTGTATCCATTGCAATATTTGCTTATGCAAATCCAACAAAATATGGACTACATTGCAAAAGCAGTCGGTCTATCTGGCCAACTGGGAGTTGCTCTACCGAAAGAAACAGGTCGTATGGCCATGGTTGTTGTTGCAACCCTTCCAATCGCGATTCTGTATCCATTCTTCCAACGCTACTTTGTTAAAGGTTTGACCATCGGTGGTGTGAAAGAATAGCACTTGCTGAGAAACACCGTTTCTCCCTTCCCAACTTCATCTTAGTGACTGAAGTTACAAATTATTAAATCGTTTATAAGTTTAAAAATAAAAAAAGGAGTTTTTATCATGAAAAACTGGAAAAAATATGCTTTTGCATCTGCTAGCGTAGTCGCTTTGGCTGCTGGTCTTGCTGCTTGTGGAAACCTTACAGGTAATAACAAAAAAGCTGCTGATACTGCTTCAGGTGAAAAACCTGTAATCAAAATGTACCAAATCGGTGACAAACCAGACAACTTGGATGAATTGCTAGAAAATGCAAACAAAATCATCGAAGAAAAAGTCGGTGCTAAATTGGATATCCAATACCTCGGATGGGGTGACTATGATAAGAAAATGTCAGTTATCACATCATCTGGTGAAAACTATGATATCGCATTTGCATCTAACTATGTCGTAAATGCTCAAAAAGGTGCTTATGCTGACTTGACAGAATTGTATAAAAAAGAAGGAGCAGAGCTTTACAAAGCACTTGACCCAGCTTACATCAAAGGGAACACTGTAAACGGTAAGATCTATGCAGTACCAGTTGCAGCTAACGTTGCATCATCTCAAAACTTTGCCTTCAACGGAACTCTTCTTGCTAAATACGGTATCGATATTTCAGGTGTAACTTCATACGAAACACTTGAGCCAGTCTTGAAACAAATCAAAGAAAAAGCTCCAGACGTAGTACCATTTGCGGTTACGAAGAACTTTATCCCATCTGATAACTTTGACTACCCAGTACCAAACGGACTTCCATTTGTTATTGACCTTGAAGGAGACACTACTAAGATCGTAAACCGTTACGAAGTGCCTCGTTTCAAAGAACACTTGAAGACTCTTCACAAATTCTATGAAGCTGGATACATTCCAAAAGACGTAGCAACAAGCGACACTTCATTTGACCTTCAACAAGATACTTGGTTCGTTCGTGAAGAAACAGTAGGACCAGCTGACTACGGTAACAGCTTGCTCTCACGCGTTGCTAACAAAGACATCCAAATCAAACCAATCACTAACTTTATCAAGAAAAACCAAACAACACAAGTTGCCAACTTTGTTATCTCAAACAACTCTAAGAACAAAGAAAAATCAATGGAAGTGTTGAACCTCTTGAACACGAACCCAGAACTCTTGAACGGTCTTGTTTACGGTCCAGAAGGCAAGAACTGGGAAAAAATTGAAGGTAAAGAAAACCGTGTACGCGTCCTTGATGGCTACAAAGGAAATACTCACATGGGTGGATGGAACACTGGTAACAACTGGATTCTTTACATCAACGAAAACGTTACAGATCAACAAATCGAAGATTCTAAGAAACAATTGGCAGAAGCTAAAGAATCTCCAGCACTTGGATTCATCTTTAACACTGACAATGTGAAATCTGAAATCTCAGCAATTTCTAACACAATGCAACAATTCGATACAGCTATCAACACTGGTACTGTAGACCCAGATAAAGCTATTCCAGAATTGATGGAAAAATTGAAATCTGAAGGTGCCTACGAAAAAGTATTGAACGAAATGCAAAAACAATATGACGAATTCTTGAAAAACAAAAAATCATAAGATTGATTGATTTCGTGTATTCATTCCTAATTCCTAAAAATGTGATCACTGCCTTCCTTAGTTCTCTAGGGGAGGTAGTGATTTTTAGGATGCAAATAAAAAGTTGAGAGAATTATCTGCGATTCGCTATGGTTACTGATGAAGTGCAGGGGTAGGACTCTTTCTACAATTTCCGGTCAAATAAATTGCATTCGTTTTCCCAAGTGGGTATACTAGTATAGTTGAATGAAAAATTCTGAAAATTTAAGAATAGAAAAGAGAACAAATCTTATGGCAAAAGATATTCGTGTCTTACTTTACTACCTTTATACTCCAATTGAAAATGCAGAGCAATTTGCGGCAGATCACTTGGCTTTCTGTAAATCAATCGGCCTTAAAGGTCGTATCCTAGTCGCTGACGAGGGAATTAACGGAACTGTTTCAGGTGACTACGAAACAACTCAAAAATACATGGACTACGTTCACAGTCTCCCAGGCATGGAAGACCTCTGGTTCAAGATTGACGAAGAAAATGAACAAGCCTTCAAGAAGATGTTTGTTCGCTACAAGAAAGAAATTGTCCACCTTGGTTTGGAAGACAACGACTTTGACAACGACATCAACCCACTTGAAACAACAGGTGCTTACTTGTCTCCAAAAGAGTTCAAAGAAGCCCTTCTTGACGAAGATACCGTTGTCCTTGACACACGTAACGATTATGAGTACGACCTAGGACATTTCCGTGGAGCTATCCGCCCAGACATCCGCAACTTCCGTGAGTTACCACAATGGGTTCGTGACAACAAGGAAAAATTCATGGACAAGCGTGTCGTGGTTTACTGTACAGGTGGCGTTCGTTGTGAGAAATTCTCAGGTTGGATGGTTCGTGAAGGCTACAAAGATGTTGGCCAATTGCACGGAGGAATCGCAACTTACGGTAAAGACCCAGAAGTTCAAGGTGAGCTTTGGGATGGGAAAATGTACGTCTTTGACGAGCGTATCGCAGTCGATGTCAACCATGTTAACCCAACCATCGTAGGGAAAGACTGGTTTGATGGAACACCATGTGAACGTTATGTCAACTGTGGAAATCCCTTCTGTAACCGTCGTATCCTAACATCAGAAGAAAATGAAGACAAATACCTTCGTGGATGCTCACACGAGTGCCGTGTTCACCCACGCAACCGCTATGTTTCAGAAAATGAATTGACACAAGCAGAAGTGATCGAGCGCCTAGCCGCTATCGGTGAAAGCTTAGATCAAGTCGCTACAGTATAAAGCAAACAGCCCTTAGAGGCTGTTTTTCTATGCTTTTTATCTAAAAATCTAAAATTTGTTTCTGTATCTTTCAGGAAAATAGGGTATACTATGTGTAAACGATTTCAAAGGAGGCCAGTTATGGCGAAAACATTTTTTATCCCAAATAAAGAAAGCATTCTAGGACAACAGGAGGTCTTGACTGCCAAGTCCATCTTGGCCTTGGTGGAGGGCTTGGAGTCGCACAGTTATGATGCAGTCTATCTCCGTCAGCCCCTCAATCGTCTCGAGTACATGGAGTGTGGGATTGTAGGCCAGTCGCAATTTCTTTTCAAAGTGAACTATGCGGATAGTCGAAAAGGCTATCAAGTGGTGATTCCAGACTTTCTTACCAGAGCGGACTGGGAGATTGTAGAGGCTCTCCTCCAAGCCCTATCGAGCAAGTTGGGGCAAGTGGTAGAAGGGCTAGAAGACTTTGACTTTGAAGCTTATTTCCGACAAACGATCCAGCATTATCTAGCGGATAAGGCGGTTCGTTTAGTATATTGCCAAGGACTCTTGTCTCCTATTTATCTCAACAAGGACTACCTCGAGAGCTTTTTGGCTGAGGACGGATTGGCACGTTTTGAAGAGCTAGTCAAGAAGGTTCAAGGCTCTGATGCCTACCTTGCCAGTGTGAAATTTTACCCGGATGCTCAAGGCAAGGTGCACGGTATCTACCACCTAGCCCAGGGAGTCAAGACGATTTTACCTAAGGAGCCCTTTGTACCAGCACCCTATACCGAGCAGCTAGCAGGCAAGGAGCTTGTTTGGGAGATTGACCTAGTGAAGATTTCTGGTGATGGGTCCAAAGCAGAAGACTATGAAACCATCGCTCGCTTGGACTATGCAAGATTCCTAGAGTCACTACCAACAGAATTTTACCACCAACTAGATGCCAATCAATTGGAAGTACAAGCCATTTTGGGAAAAGATTTTGAAGGATTGGCAAGCATCGAGTAGACCTTGTCCAAAAAAGAGTAAGAATAAAAATCCCTGTCATTAACAAATGGCAGGGATTTTGGTTAAAAGAAGGTCAGGATGCGAAGGTAGTCCACTGTTAGCGCCAACTCTGCAATGAAGAAGGGTAAGAGAATAGCAGCATCAAGTAAGACAGCTAGTAAGAAACGATAAAATGGGTCAAGGCTACTGGTCTTACTTGGCTTGCTAATCACAAAGAGATTTCCAAGGGCAAAGATGGTCATGCTTAGAAGAGTGAGGATGCCAGCAAATCGTAAGCCACCAAAAAGTGCAAAGAAACTTGCTAGAGCTGTTAGGACAAGTGGTATAGCAAAGAGCCGGCTGTAACGATCGCAAGCTTCTTGGAATGTGAAGTCGCTCTCCTGGTCCAGCACACGTCGGACAGTAAAGCCTCCCAAAATGATAGAAAAGTAAAATAGAGCGCTAGCGACCAAGATAGAAAGCCCAGCAAAGAGATCTAAAGGAGGGAGCTGGTTAGGTAAACTATTGGCAATAGAGGCCATATAGCCGTAGTAGAGGTGCTTGATATGATAGATACTAAAGAAAAGGCTAATCGAGGATAGTAAAGTGAGCAGGCCAAAGACACTGTAACGATGCTTTTGGTCCGTATTCTTGCTGGCAGTTGGTTCTTGGATAGCGTCCAGCAACCAAGTCCAAAATAGTGCGATTTCTTCTTTGAACCGGGCAGTTTTACGAGGGTCAATGTCTGGGATATAGGGACTATCTAAAGCCTTGCTGAGGTTACTTTTCTCTTTTGCAGGGTTTTCTTGCTTGTGCTCCTCTTCAGCTTTCCCTTCTCCCTCTTCCTCGGTTTGGGCTTCTTCTATCGTTTCGGGAGCTTCCTCCTCATGCGTTTCCGACTCTTTAGGTGAGATAGGAGTTTCTTGGCTTACTTGTAGTTCGGTCTCCACAGTTTCTGAAGTCTCAGGCTCGTTGGGCTGGATTTCTGATTTTGTCTGAGGTGATTTCTTCTCAAGATCGGCACTTTCAAACCATTCTTGTGTCATGGTGGAACCTCCTTTTTTATGGTCGTTTTCTATTTTTAGATTAGCAGATGAAAGCGTTTTTGTCAATGGTTTCTAGATGGAGAAGAGTACTCTTCTTTAGGTAGGTAGATATCCTGGTTGGCTTTTGCAATGAGCAGGTCCTTGACATCTGCTTTGTCTGTCTTGTATGGGTTGGCAAGTTCATTCTCTTTTTGTCCACGATGTTCTTCTTTGGGTTTATGATAGATACCACCATGCTGAGAAGAAAGATCTAGATTGATACGGTCAGTCTCTTTCTGGGAGAGAATGAGGTTTAGAGTGGAATGGGCCTCTAGCTCAACCTTGCCGTGGACCTTGATATTCTCAGCATAGATGTGTTCCCTTTCCGTCTTGACCTGGCTATCTGTCAATTCGGTATCAAAGATATTGATGATATGAGGTGTCGTTAGTGTACTATTCTTGATAGAGCTTTCTGTTATTCTTAAGAGATAGCCTTTTGCTTTGATTGTTGCATTTTCAAGATTGGCTTGACGAATATTGGTTTGTCCACGATTGGCTGAGACGGTGATAGCTTGCAGCTTTCTTCCTTTAGGG
This window of the Streptococcus sp. D7B5 genome carries:
- a CDS encoding sugar ABC transporter permease, with the translated sequence MKKFSKTLRDNWIFLLMVLPGALWLILFFYIPVFGNVVAFKDYHMTSNGFIDSIVNSKWVGLDNFRFLFSSKDAFIITRNTVLYNLGFIFIGLIVSVGIAIILSELRSKRMVKIFQTSMLFPYFLSWVIISFFTDAFLNIDKGVFNHFLTSIGMKEVNFYADLGIWPYLLLFLGIWKGFGYSSVMYYATIMGIDPTYYEAATVDGASKWQRIRNVTIPQLTPLVTVLTILAVGNIFRADFGLFYQIPHNAGQLYNVTNVLDVYVFNGLTQTADIGMASAAGLYQSVVGLILVILSNLLARRVDPNSALF
- a CDS encoding carbohydrate ABC transporter permease, yielding MAEKKIKKEKIDNVGIHSFSKKADIFFSIISGLIALSCILPFIFVIIISVTDEKSILQYGYSFFPSKFGVDGFQFLAQFKDKILQALFISVFVTVVGTVTNVFITTTYAYAISRTTFKYRRFFTIFALLSMLFNAGLVPGYIVVTRLLQLGDTVWALIVPMLLSPFNIILMRSFFKKTIPEAILESARIDGASEARIFFQICLPLSLPGIATITLLTALGFWNDWFNALLYIKSDNLYPLQYLLMQIQQNMDYIAKAVGLSGQLGVALPKETGRMAMVVVATLPIAILYPFFQRYFVKGLTIGGVKE
- a CDS encoding ABC transporter substrate-binding protein, which produces MKNWKKYAFASASVVALAAGLAACGNLTGNNKKAADTASGEKPVIKMYQIGDKPDNLDELLENANKIIEEKVGAKLDIQYLGWGDYDKKMSVITSSGENYDIAFASNYVVNAQKGAYADLTELYKKEGAELYKALDPAYIKGNTVNGKIYAVPVAANVASSQNFAFNGTLLAKYGIDISGVTSYETLEPVLKQIKEKAPDVVPFAVTKNFIPSDNFDYPVPNGLPFVIDLEGDTTKIVNRYEVPRFKEHLKTLHKFYEAGYIPKDVATSDTSFDLQQDTWFVREETVGPADYGNSLLSRVANKDIQIKPITNFIKKNQTTQVANFVISNNSKNKEKSMEVLNLLNTNPELLNGLVYGPEGKNWEKIEGKENRVRVLDGYKGNTHMGGWNTGNNWILYINENVTDQQIEDSKKQLAEAKESPALGFIFNTDNVKSEISAISNTMQQFDTAINTGTVDPDKAIPELMEKLKSEGAYEKVLNEMQKQYDEFLKNKKS
- a CDS encoding rhodanese-related sulfurtransferase, whose protein sequence is MAKDIRVLLYYLYTPIENAEQFAADHLAFCKSIGLKGRILVADEGINGTVSGDYETTQKYMDYVHSLPGMEDLWFKIDEENEQAFKKMFVRYKKEIVHLGLEDNDFDNDINPLETTGAYLSPKEFKEALLDEDTVVLDTRNDYEYDLGHFRGAIRPDIRNFRELPQWVRDNKEKFMDKRVVVYCTGGVRCEKFSGWMVREGYKDVGQLHGGIATYGKDPEVQGELWDGKMYVFDERIAVDVNHVNPTIVGKDWFDGTPCERYVNCGNPFCNRRILTSEENEDKYLRGCSHECRVHPRNRYVSENELTQAEVIERLAAIGESLDQVATV
- a CDS encoding DUF4299 family protein, translating into MAKTFFIPNKESILGQQEVLTAKSILALVEGLESHSYDAVYLRQPLNRLEYMECGIVGQSQFLFKVNYADSRKGYQVVIPDFLTRADWEIVEALLQALSSKLGQVVEGLEDFDFEAYFRQTIQHYLADKAVRLVYCQGLLSPIYLNKDYLESFLAEDGLARFEELVKKVQGSDAYLASVKFYPDAQGKVHGIYHLAQGVKTILPKEPFVPAPYTEQLAGKELVWEIDLVKISGDGSKAEDYETIARLDYARFLESLPTEFYHQLDANQLEVQAILGKDFEGLASIE
- a CDS encoding DUF6574 domain-containing protein, whose protein sequence is MTQEWFESADLEKKSPQTKSEIQPNEPETSETVETELQVSQETPISPKESETHEEEAPETIEEAQTEEEGEGKAEEEHKQENPAKEKSNLSKALDSPYIPDIDPRKTARFKEEIALFWTWLLDAIQEPTASKNTDQKHRYSVFGLLTLLSSISLFFSIYHIKHLYYGYMASIANSLPNQLPPLDLFAGLSILVASALFYFSIILGGFTVRRVLDQESDFTFQEACDRYSRLFAIPLVLTALASFFALFGGLRFAGILTLLSMTIFALGNLFVISKPSKTSSLDPFYRFLLAVLLDAAILLPFFIAELALTVDYLRILTFF
- a CDS encoding DUF4097 family beta strand repeat-containing protein, with product MRKLTKGFLIFGVVSTILGFIMIIVGAQSNGIQSLLAMSKDPVYDNRIEEVTFGSEVEKLDLTLEEHSLTITESVDDKIHITYHPSVSGRHDLTTGMSDKTLSVTDKQASQHRFLGSGIEGLLRIASNYSNRFDEVVLSLPKGRKLQAITVSANRGQTNIRQANLENATIKAKGYLLRITESSIKNSTLTTPHIINIFDTELTDSQVKTEREHIYAENIKVHGKVELEAHSTLNLILSQKETDRINLDLSSQHGGIYHKPKEEHRGQKENELANPYKTDKADVKDLLIAKANQDIYLPKEEYSSPSRNH